The DNA sequence tataaataatctaAATTTTCTGGTTGTTGAGGGGAAAAATGAATCCGTTGAGCGATCAAATTAGCTTAGAGCTAACAAATCATATTAGCTTTCTCATACCATATTCCCCTCTACAAACTTATTACTTTCTTCAGGGATTTCATATGTAAAACTTCCATACAACATAATTAtgtatatgttttattttaatcatTGATCAAAACATTGGAGTCAAATATAACATCGACAAGAaatttggagagagagagagagagagagagagagagagagagagagagagagagagagagagagagagagcacttTTACAGTAGAATCAATATAACATACATGATACAACTCATAATTATGAGATACAGTTGCATCCTAAcctaagaagaaaaaagaaaaagctcaTGAACAGCAGAAATGAGGAATTTCCTTCATCCCAACTATAACAGGCAGAGTGCCAGAATAAAATGGGCAATAAGGCAAAAGCTAAAAAGGAATTCTCACTCTTGAACCTTCCTAACATCACCCTCAAAATTGCTTTACCAAACTAAATGAGATTAGCCCTCTTCAAAAATCTGATTGTCCTACAGTAATACGGCCATATTGATTCAACAAAATCAAGATACTTCTCCATTATCCATTCTGCAAATGCTTCAAACTTTCTTCTTATCATCTGTTTATAATTAGCATTTTTAATCCTCAACATAGGCTGAAAAATGTAAGCATTGATATCTTCTTTGAGCTTGCCGCGGAAAGCATAGGTGAAGGCCAAAATGCAGTAAGAGGGCAAATTCTTGATTATTTTGATAGTCTGCTTGAAGGTGAAGACATACAGTGCGGCCACCCATCGCACTATCATGATGTAGAGAGCTACGATGAGTGGCCCCATAACCCATAAAGGAGTCAACTCCTTGGAAACCTCGGCACCATATTTTACATTGACAAAGAGGAAGAAAGGGGCACTG is a window from the Arachis hypogaea cultivar Tifrunner chromosome 1, arahy.Tifrunner.gnm2.J5K5, whole genome shotgun sequence genome containing:
- the LOC112805897 gene encoding uncharacterized protein isoform X3: MRIAGFKGTAQNDDSVTKANGLKVPKTSVRLEESGEFKSESPNGRSVPVSFAAEADESLAPSPVIHKLFKKWLTMLRTQPSNQEGEKILGEPPPEVLPKTLEGAERNEKVEILKVAWSHFVSLDATIKIPLIIFAPFFLFVNVKYGAEVSKELTPLWVMGPLIVALYIMIVRWVAALYVFTFKQTIKIIKNLPSYCILAFTYAFRGKLKEDINAYIFQPMLRIKNANYKQMIRRKFEAFAEWIMEKYLDFVESIWPYYCRTIRFLKRANLI